A part of Tigriopus californicus strain San Diego chromosome 10, Tcal_SD_v2.1, whole genome shotgun sequence genomic DNA contains:
- the LOC131888217 gene encoding uncharacterized protein LOC131888217 — translation MPGKLVLGVVAEFTREDEGEYICPMCTVFGLDDEEVQTLIKAGLKMIDRNKEDEGYEVKNSAFKLMRELGRLLGYEPIGDTQCTDAPNGRKTIVWTLTKDA, via the exons ATGCCTGGAAAACTCGTGCTCGGAGTGGTGGCTGAATTTACCCGGGAAG ATGAAGGCGAATACATATGTCCAATGTGTACTGTCTTTGGACTGGACGATGAAGAAGTTCAGACTTTGATCAAGGCTGGACTTAAGATGATCGATCGCaacaaagaagatgaaggataTGAAGTGAAGAACTCCGCCTTTAAG TTGATGCGGGAATTAGGCCGATTATTGGGCTACGAACCTATTGGAGACACCCAATGTACGGATGCTCCGAACGGCCGAAAAACCATCGTTTGGACGCTCACCAAGGATGCTTGA